Proteins found in one Loxodonta africana isolate mLoxAfr1 unplaced genomic scaffold, mLoxAfr1.hap2 scaffold_32, whole genome shotgun sequence genomic segment:
- the LOC135229494 gene encoding olfactory receptor 4C3D-like: protein MKENRMNVTDLILIGLTQNPQMQRILVVLFLIYIVTVTGNLLIVVTVIYSQTFKTPMYFFLAFLSLIDACYSSSILPKMLADLLSETKTISFSGCMTQIFTEHFLGGSEVALLVVMAYDRYVAICRPLHYVTIMNHHVCCLLVGVSWTVGFLHSIEQILVTFWLPFCGPNIMDHFMCDVFPLIQLACTDTFLVGLLIAANGGVICVITFVMLSISYVAILYSLRTQSSAGRKKALSTCGSHITVVVLFFVPCIYIYIYIYIYIYIYIYIYIYMRPVATFSMDKAITVFYTLVTPMLNPIIYTVRNAEVKNAIKMLLKRNVISDNK, encoded by the coding sequence atgaaagaaaacaggatGAATGTGACTGATTTAATTCTAATAGGACTTACACAGAATCCTCAGATGCAGAGAattctagttgttctgtttctCATCTACATTGTCACTGTTACAGGAAACCTGCTCATTGTGGTCACCGTAATCTACAGTCAGACATTTAAAACCCCAATGTATTTTTTCCTGGCCTTCTTATCTTTGATAGATGCCTGCTACTCCTCTTCCATACTTCCTAAAATGCTAGCTGACTTGCTCTCTGAGACAAAAACCATCTCCTTCAGTGGCTGCATGACACAGATCTTTACTGAACATTTCTTAGGTGGTTCTGAGGTTGCCCTCCTTGtggtcatggcctatgaccgttacGTGGCCATCTGTAGACCTCTGCACTATGTGACCATCATGAACCACCATGTATGCTGCCTTTTGGTGGGGGTGTCTTGGACAGTGGGTTTTCTCCACTCCATTGAACAGATTCTTGTCACTTTCTGGCTCCCATTCTGTGGCCCCAACATTATGGATCACTTCATGTGTGACGTCTTTCCCCTGATACAACTTGCCTGCACAGACACTTTCCTTGTTGGTCTCTTGATTGCTGCCAATGGTGGGGTAATCTGTGTAATAACCTTTGTAATGTTGTCGATATCCTATGTTGCTATCCTATATTCCTTGAGGACTCAGAGCTCTGCAGGGAGGAAAAAGGCCCTCTCTACCTGTGGTTCCCACATCACTGTTGTTGTCTTGTTCTTTGTGccctgtatttatatatatatatatatatatatatatatatatatatatatatatatatatatatatatgcgacCAGTAGCCACCTTCTCCATGGATAAAGCCAtaactgtattctatactcttgtCACTCCCATGTTAAATCCCATTATCTACACAGTAAGGAATGCAGAAGTAAAAAATGCCATCAAAATGTTACTGAAAAGAAATGTAATTTCAGATAATAAATGA